From a single Pseudorasbora parva isolate DD20220531a chromosome 15, ASM2467924v1, whole genome shotgun sequence genomic region:
- the si:dkey-126h10.1 gene encoding vesicular inhibitory amino acid transporter, whose translation MAHFQLSWVRSHAEALWMKRFHAASEENRGLVLRDELAQTFGDSQASSPEIPVRSDGSREDGVPRTRTKITTWEAGWNVTNAIQGMFVLGLPYALLQSGYVGLLLLVLAALICNYTGKILVSCLYEEDENGHSVRVRQTYEDIARASCRHICPYIGGKLVNAAQVVELVMTCILYLVISSNLMCHSLFFLPLSPTICSAISFLILVPCMLIHDLRVVSRLSLFCSLAQFLITFIVIGYCLRQSPQWASRRLSAVKVDFDGFQVAVGVIIFSYTSQIYLPTLEESMTDRLDFDRMMNWTHALACVLKTAFSVMAFLTWGEETKEVITDNLPRALRMGVNLCLLAKALLSYPLPFYAAAEIMQTAVLKLDTSADGAERWRLLLRGSLLLLTLIMALSVPHFSLLMGLTGSVTGAAMTLLLPALFHLQLKWPELDLSRRAVDILILLLGCFCSVSGVICSIKGLITAFEDK comes from the exons ATGGCACACTTTCAGCTTTCCTGGGTGAGGAGCCATGCGGAGGCTCTGTGGATGAAGCGCTTCCATGCGGCGTCTGAGGAGAACCGGGGTTTGGTGCTGAGGGATGAGCTGGCTCAGACATTTGGAGACTCTCAGGCTTCAAGTCCAGAAATCCCAGTCCGCTCGGACGGATCCCGAGAGGACGGCGTTCCCAGAACACGGACAAAAATCACAACTTGGGAGGCGGGTTGGAACGTCACCAATGCAATACAG GGTATGTTTGTGCTGGGTCTGCCCTACGCCCTTCTCCAGAGCGGGTACGTGGGTCTGCTGTTACTGGTGTTAGCCGCGCTCATCTGTAACTACACCGGAAAGATCCTGGTGTCCTGCCTGTACGAAGAGGACGAAAATGGACACTCAGTCCGCGTCAGACAAACCTACGAGGACATCGCTAGAGCCAGCTGCAGACACATTTGCCCTTACATCGGGGGCAAGCTTGTGAACGCCGCCCAGGTTGTGGAACTGGTGATGACGTGCATCCTATACTTGGTAATCAGTAGCAACCTAATGTGCCACAGCCTGTTTTTCCTTCCTCTGAGCCCGACGATCTGCTCCGCCATTTCCTTTCTCATCCTTGTGCCCTGTATGCTGATCCATGACCTGAGAGTGGTGTCGCGTCTGAGCCTCTTCTGCTCATTGGCTCAGTTCCTCATCACCTTCATCGTGATTGGCTACTGCCTCCGTCAATCGCCGCAGTGGGCCAGTAGGAGACTGAGTGCAGTTAAGGTGGACTTCGATGGCTTCCAGGTGGCAGTGGGGGTGATTATTTTTAGCTACACATCCCAGATCTATCTGCCTACTTTGGAGGAGAGCATGACAGACAGGTTAGACTTCGACCGCATGATGAACTGGACTCACGCTCTGGCCTGTGTCCTGAAGACCGCATTCTCCGTGATGGCCTTCCTCACATGGGGAGAGGAAACCAAAGAG GTGATAACAGATAACCTGCCCAGAGCTTTGCGTATGGGGGTGAACCTGTGTCTGCTGGCGAAGGCTCTCCTCTCGTACCCTTTGCCTTTCTACGCCGCGGCAGAGATAATGCAGACCGCCGTCCTGAAGCTCGACACGTCTGCAGATGGGGCAGAAAGATGGAGGCTGCTCCTGCGGGGCTCTCTCCTGCTCCTCACCCTCATCATGGCTCTTTCTGTGCCTCATTTCTCTCTCCTCATGGGCCTTACGGGCAGTGTGACCGGGGCGGCCATGACACTTCTTCTCCCTGCTCTTTTCCACCTGCAGCTGAAGTGGCCTGAGCTGGACCTGAGCCGCAGGGCTGTGGACATACTCATATTACTGCTGGGCTGTTTCTGCAGCGTCTCCGGGGTTATATGCTCCATCAAAGGACTGATAACAGCCTTTGAGGACAAATAG